In one Bacillus spongiae genomic region, the following are encoded:
- the ssb gene encoding single-stranded DNA-binding protein has translation MMNRVVLVGRLTKDPELRYTPSGVAVATFTLAVNRTFTNQSGEREADFINCVVWRKPAENVANFLKKGSLAGVDGRVQTRNYEGQDGKRVYVTEIVAESVQFLEPRNSGGNTDQRGGYNNNNPYGGSRQDNPFNQNQNQNQQRNQNQTRVDEDPFANDGQPIDISDDDLPF, from the coding sequence ATGATGAACCGAGTCGTTTTAGTAGGACGATTAACGAAAGATCCAGAATTGCGTTATACTCCAAGTGGAGTAGCAGTTGCTACATTTACTCTAGCGGTGAATCGTACGTTTACAAATCAATCAGGTGAGCGTGAAGCTGACTTTATTAACTGTGTTGTATGGCGTAAGCCAGCAGAAAACGTTGCGAACTTCTTGAAAAAAGGTAGCTTAGCTGGAGTGGATGGTCGAGTTCAAACTCGTAATTATGAGGGACAAGATGGGAAACGTGTTTATGTAACGGAGATTGTTGCAGAAAGTGTTCAATTCCTTGAACCGAGAAATTCGGGTGGAAATACTGACCAACGTGGAGGTTACAATAATAATAACCCTTACGGTGGAAGTAGACAGGACAATCCATTTAATCAAAATCAAAATCAGAATCAACAACGCAATCAAAATCAAACTCGTGTAGATGAAGATCCATTTGCAAATGATGGACAACCAATCGATATTTCGGATGACGATCTTCCATTCTAA
- a CDS encoding AAA family ATPase, with the protein MGRIMTIANQKGGVGKTTTSVNLGACLAYIGKKVLLVDIDPQGNATSGVGIEKGDVQNCIYDVLVDDANVVDIIMPTSVENLDTIPATISLAGAEIELVPTISREVRLKRALEPVKDQYDYIIIDCPPSLGLLTINALTASDVVLIPVQCEYYALEGLSQLLSTVRLVQKHLNKDLMIDGVLLTMLDARTNLGIQVIEEVKKYFQDKVFRTIIPRNVRLSEAPSHGEPIIIYDAKSRGAEVYLELAKEVVNSG; encoded by the coding sequence TTGGGCAGAATAATGACCATTGCCAACCAAAAAGGTGGTGTAGGAAAAACAACGACCTCTGTAAATTTAGGGGCATGTTTAGCTTACATCGGAAAAAAAGTTTTACTTGTTGATATTGACCCACAAGGAAACGCCACGAGTGGAGTTGGTATTGAAAAAGGTGACGTCCAAAATTGTATTTACGATGTACTAGTTGATGATGCGAATGTTGTAGATATTATTATGCCAACATCAGTGGAAAACTTAGATACAATCCCGGCTACAATCTCGCTCGCTGGTGCAGAAATAGAGCTAGTTCCTACAATTTCCCGGGAAGTACGTTTAAAAAGGGCACTTGAGCCAGTAAAAGATCAATATGATTATATAATTATTGATTGTCCCCCATCTCTTGGACTTTTGACAATTAATGCTCTTACGGCTTCTGATGTTGTCCTTATTCCGGTTCAGTGTGAATACTATGCGCTTGAAGGATTAAGTCAATTATTAAGTACTGTACGCCTTGTTCAAAAACATTTAAATAAAGACTTAATGATTGATGGTGTGTTATTAACAATGCTTGACGCAAGAACTAACTTAGGTATTCAAGTAATTGAGGAAGTAAAGAAATATTTTCAAGATAAAGTGTTCCGAACAATTATTCCAAGAAATGTACGCTTAAGTGAAGCACCAAGCCATGGAGAGCCGATTATCATTTATGATGCAAAATCTAGAGGAGCCGAAGTATACTTAGAATTGGCAAAGGAAGTGGTTAATAGTGGCTAA
- a CDS encoding ParB/RepB/Spo0J family partition protein has translation MAKGLGKGIDALFSHVVNDTEETIQEVKLNELRPNPYQPRKIFQPEAIEELKQSIIEHGILQPIIVRKSIKGYEIVVGERRYRAAQAANFETVPAVIRELSDQQMMELAILENLQREDLTPIEEGLAYQQLIDKLNITQEELAKRLGKSRPHITNHIRLLSLPSPIQQYISDGIITMGHGRALLGLRKKEKIKSVVEKVVQGNMNVRQLEKLIQELNKDVSRETKKNVPKKDIFIAEKESYLRERFGTTVSIKQSKKKGKIEIEFLSKDDLERILSLLQSNEEE, from the coding sequence GTGGCTAAAGGACTAGGAAAAGGGATTGATGCACTTTTTTCGCATGTTGTTAACGATACAGAGGAAACGATTCAGGAAGTCAAACTGAACGAACTCCGCCCTAATCCGTATCAACCAAGAAAAATCTTTCAACCAGAAGCCATTGAAGAGTTAAAGCAGTCGATTATTGAGCATGGTATCTTACAACCAATTATTGTACGAAAAAGCATTAAAGGCTATGAAATTGTTGTAGGTGAGCGACGTTATCGAGCAGCTCAAGCAGCCAATTTTGAAACAGTACCTGCAGTCATAAGGGAATTGTCTGACCAGCAAATGATGGAGTTAGCCATTCTAGAAAATCTTCAGCGTGAAGATTTAACCCCTATTGAAGAAGGGTTAGCGTACCAACAATTAATTGACAAACTCAACATTACTCAAGAAGAGTTAGCAAAACGGTTAGGGAAAAGTCGTCCCCATATTACCAATCATATTCGTCTACTCTCCCTCCCATCTCCTATTCAACAATATATATCAGATGGAATCATTACAATGGGACATGGACGAGCTCTACTAGGATTAAGAAAGAAAGAAAAGATTAAAAGTGTCGTTGAAAAAGTTGTTCAAGGAAATATGAATGTTCGTCAGCTTGAAAAATTAATTCAAGAGCTAAACAAGGATGTTTCACGTGAAACAAAGAAGAACGTCCCGAAAAAAGATATTTTTATCGCAGAGAAAGAGAGCTATTTACGTGAACGCTTTGGCACGACTGTCAGCATAAAACAATCTAAGAAAAAAGGTAAAATTGAAATAGAGTTTTTATCTAAAGATGATCTCGAACGTATCTTATCGCTTCTTCAATCAAATGAGGAAGAGTAA
- the ychF gene encoding redox-regulated ATPase YchF — protein sequence MALTAGIVGLPNVGKSTLFNAITKAGAESANYPFCTIDPNVGIVEVPDHRLDTLTELIDPKKTVPTTFEFTDIAGIVKGASKGEGLGNKFLSHIRQVDAICQVVRCFADDNITHVSGKVDPIDDIDTINLELILADLESVDKRITRVQKLAKQKDKEAAFEYEILEKLKYAFENEKPARTVEFTEEQMKVVKGLHLLTTKPVLYVANVGEDDIASPSTNEYVQRVREFAKEDNAEVIVVCAKIESEIAELDDDEKAMFLSELGIEESGLDQLIRAAYSLLGLATYFTAGVQEVRAWTFRKGMKAPQCAGVIHTDFERGFIRAETVSYDDLVGNGSMSAAKEAGKVRLEGKEYVVSDGDVIHFRFNV from the coding sequence ATGGCTTTAACAGCAGGTATCGTCGGTTTGCCGAATGTTGGTAAATCTACACTTTTTAATGCAATCACAAAAGCTGGTGCAGAATCTGCCAATTATCCATTCTGTACAATTGACCCAAATGTTGGAATTGTAGAAGTTCCAGACCATCGTTTAGATACATTAACAGAATTAATAGACCCTAAAAAGACGGTCCCGACCACATTTGAATTTACAGATATAGCTGGAATTGTAAAGGGAGCAAGTAAAGGAGAAGGATTAGGAAATAAATTCTTATCTCATATTCGTCAAGTGGATGCAATCTGTCAGGTCGTACGGTGTTTTGCTGATGACAATATTACTCATGTTTCAGGAAAAGTAGACCCGATTGACGATATAGATACAATTAATCTTGAATTAATTTTGGCGGACTTAGAATCTGTTGATAAACGAATAACACGTGTTCAAAAGCTTGCTAAACAGAAAGATAAAGAGGCTGCATTTGAATACGAGATTCTTGAAAAGTTAAAATATGCGTTTGAGAATGAAAAGCCTGCGCGTACTGTGGAATTTACAGAAGAGCAAATGAAGGTTGTTAAAGGATTGCATCTATTGACAACCAAGCCAGTATTATACGTAGCAAACGTGGGGGAAGACGACATCGCCTCACCTTCTACTAATGAATACGTACAACGAGTACGAGAGTTTGCCAAAGAAGATAACGCTGAAGTGATCGTTGTTTGTGCTAAAATAGAATCCGAAATTGCAGAGCTCGATGATGATGAAAAAGCCATGTTTCTTTCCGAATTAGGGATTGAAGAATCTGGACTTGATCAACTGATTCGTGCGGCATATTCATTATTAGGTCTGGCAACCTATTTTACAGCAGGAGTACAAGAAGTTCGTGCATGGACATTTCGTAAAGGGATGAAGGCACCTCAATGTGCTGGAGTTATTCACACTGATTTTGAGCGAGGTTTTATTCGAGCTGAAACAGTATCCTATGATGATCTTGTTGGCAATGGTTCTATGTCGGCAGCTAAAGAAGCCGGAAAAGTCCGTTTAGAGGGAAAAGAATATGTTGTAAGTGATGGAGATGTGATTCACTTCCGTTTTAATGTATAA
- a CDS encoding DUF554 domain-containing protein, which translates to MVLLGSIVNAVAIILAAMLGKRLQRIPERIKTTVMQAISLAIIVLGLQMGLESEKYLIVISSIVIGAIIGEYFSLEDKLNSVGKYLEMRVGSNSEASLSQGFVTATLIFVIGAMAVLGALDSGLRGDHEILYTKSIIDGFTALILTTTLGIGVMYSAIPVLLYQGSIALFASQIHAFVPSEILNLFISEMTSTGGVMILAIGLNMLGITKIRVANLLPSILVVAVMVASSFFIPM; encoded by the coding sequence ATGGTTTTATTAGGTTCGATTGTTAATGCGGTTGCCATAATTTTAGCTGCTATGTTAGGGAAACGTCTACAGCGAATTCCTGAAAGAATAAAGACCACTGTAATGCAGGCAATAAGCTTAGCTATTATTGTGTTAGGTTTACAAATGGGGTTGGAAAGCGAGAAGTATTTAATTGTTATTAGTAGTATTGTGATAGGAGCTATTATAGGAGAATATTTCTCCCTAGAAGATAAGCTTAATTCAGTTGGTAAATATTTAGAAATGCGTGTTGGTAGTAATTCAGAAGCTTCTCTATCACAAGGATTTGTTACTGCAACACTTATATTTGTAATTGGAGCTATGGCAGTATTAGGGGCACTTGATAGTGGATTACGAGGAGATCATGAAATTCTATATACAAAATCTATTATCGATGGATTCACAGCGTTAATCTTAACCACAACTTTGGGCATTGGCGTTATGTATTCTGCCATACCCGTTTTATTGTATCAAGGCAGTATTGCTCTATTTGCTTCACAAATTCATGCGTTTGTGCCAAGTGAAATACTTAATCTATTTATTTCAGAAATGACATCCACTGGCGGAGTGATGATTTTGGCTATTGGGTTGAATATGTTAGGAATAACAAAAATTCGTGTTGCCAATTTACTTCCTAGTATACTTGTTGTTGCGGTAATGGTGGCAAGTTCATTTTTTATCCCTATGTAA
- the yyaC gene encoding spore protease YyaC yields MNFKKKIVKKPKEPVKILHDADNAALHISTHLLSIFPTFYHRPIVFVCIGTDRSTGDALGPLVGSLLEEKHISNFHIYGTLEDPIHAVNLTTKLKEITDKHVNPYIIGIDACLGRIKSVGSIQIGKGPIKPGAGVNKELPEVGDMHITGIVNVSGFMEYFVLQNTRLHLVLNMAKIIADGIAKASLSFPIKQTWTKLYIENEHEEKTP; encoded by the coding sequence ATGAATTTCAAAAAAAAGATCGTTAAAAAACCAAAAGAGCCAGTAAAAATATTACATGATGCTGACAATGCGGCTCTTCACATATCTACGCATTTACTCTCTATTTTTCCTACCTTTTATCATCGTCCGATTGTATTCGTTTGTATTGGAACAGATCGTTCAACAGGTGATGCTCTGGGCCCGCTTGTCGGATCGTTGTTAGAGGAAAAGCATATATCAAACTTTCATATTTATGGAACGTTAGAAGACCCTATTCATGCTGTAAATTTAACTACAAAATTAAAGGAAATTACTGATAAACATGTAAATCCTTATATTATCGGAATTGATGCATGTTTAGGAAGAATCAAAAGTGTTGGTTCCATTCAAATAGGAAAAGGACCCATTAAGCCTGGTGCCGGTGTCAATAAAGAATTACCTGAAGTAGGAGATATGCATATTACGGGTATTGTCAATGTGAGTGGCTTCATGGAATATTTTGTCCTACAAAACACCCGCTTACATTTAGTCTTAAATATGGCTAAAATTATTGCAGATGGCATTGCGAAAGCAAGCCTTTCCTTTCCGATTAAACAAACTTGGACTAAGCTATATATAGAAAATGAGCATGAAGAGAAAACACCTTAA
- a CDS encoding DUF951 domain-containing protein: MEQKEFQLHDVVEMKKSHPCGANAWKIIRMGMDIRIKCEGCGHSVLIPRRDFSKKMKKVLKKHEE; the protein is encoded by the coding sequence ATGGAACAAAAAGAATTCCAACTTCATGATGTCGTCGAAATGAAAAAATCACATCCTTGTGGAGCAAATGCCTGGAAAATCATTCGAATGGGAATGGATATTCGAATTAAATGTGAAGGCTGTGGCCATAGTGTCTTAATCCCAAGAAGAGACTTTTCGAAAAAAATGAAAAAAGTATTAAAAAAACATGAAGAATAA
- the rpsF gene encoding 30S ribosomal protein S6 has product MRKYELMYIIRPTVDEEAKKAVVERFANVLTSNGAEIIESKDWGKRRLAYEINDFRDGFYQLLNINSNVEAVSEFDRLAKISDDIIRHIVVKEEE; this is encoded by the coding sequence ATGAGAAAGTATGAATTAATGTACATTATCCGACCAACAGTTGATGAAGAAGCAAAGAAAGCAGTTGTTGAACGTTTTGCTAACGTATTAACTTCTAATGGTGCGGAAATCATCGAGTCTAAAGATTGGGGTAAACGTCGTTTAGCTTATGAGATTAATGACTTCCGTGATGGTTTTTACCAATTGCTGAACATTAACTCTAACGTAGAAGCGGTTTCTGAATTTGACCGTCTTGCGAAAATTAGCGATGACATTATCCGTCACATCGTTGTTAAAGAAGAAGAATAA